A window from Citrus sinensis cultivar Valencia sweet orange chromosome 3, DVS_A1.0, whole genome shotgun sequence encodes these proteins:
- the LOC107176279 gene encoding uncharacterized protein LOC107176279 has product MECKAARKVWKLTDFYEDMKLLSQHDILSMLQELASRRMKKEIEQILAISWAIWYARNRFVIEGKQEEPKLTAARASAIVESYKRIKTQNGPARSIHFQNNQHFWTPPPEGKYKVNVDAAIQMAGLKAGLGAVVRNSNGKIIAAAVKKVCFQGTVASMEAEAVLFGIQVAQQVEYLPMIIESNSTEVVELVWRRKSSLTEVSWTVEEIKQQLQISNASSLQFVPRKCNAIAHAIAKVALDFENSVIWLEEFPVQIMMLLSNFIN; this is encoded by the coding sequence ATGGAGTGTAAGGCTGCTCGAAAAGTCTGGAAGTTGACAGATTTTTACGAAGATATGAAGTTGTTGTCTCAGCATGACATACTGAGTATGCTCCAAGAACTAGCATCGAGAAGAATGAAGAAAGAGATTGAGCAGATTCTTGCAATAAGTTGGGCCATTTGGTATGCGAGGAACCGCTTTGTAATTGAAGGAAAGCAGGAAGAGCCAAAACTGACAGCAGCTAGAGCATCAGCTATTGTGGAGTCATATAAGAGAATCAAAACCCAAAACGGTCCAGCTAgatcaattcattttcaaaacaaccAACATTTTTGGACACCTCCTCCAGAGGGGAAGTATAAAGTCAATGTGGATGCTGCGATTCAAATGGCAGGTCTGAAGGCAGGGTTGGGGGCAGTGGTTAGGAATTCCAATGGAAAAATCATTGCTGCAGCTGTTAAGAAGGTGTGCTTTCAGGGAACAGTGGCGAGCATGGAGGCTGAAGCAGTCCTTTTTGGCATTCAAGTTGCCCAACAAGTAGAATATTTGCCCATGATTATTGAATCGAATTCAACAGAAGTGGTGGAGCTGGTCTGGAGAAGGAAAAGTAGCTTGACTGAAGTTTCTTGGACAGtagaagaaataaaacaacagcTGCAGATCTCGAATGCATCTTCATTACAGTTTGTTCCAAGGAAGTGTAATGCCATAGCTCATGCTATAGCAAAAGTGGCTCTGGATTTTGAGAATTCTGTTATATGGCTGGAAGAGTTTCCAGTCCAGATCATGATGTTACtctcaaattttatcaattag
- the LOC102628319 gene encoding uncharacterized protein LOC102628319, protein MVSEQTMMSSNQTSGSYSFVTPVKLDQNNFIVWRTQILTTIKGNGLESFINGDRACPEQFLPSAVTGAIDSTRSEDREINPEFLAWVKTDQLILSWMMSSIQQNLLPTVIHCSTAKELLDTLTSMFISQSQARIMPLKMQIQTLKKGSMSMIDYFAKIKRLSDSLALAGKPVELSDFVQYVLTGLDSSDYESLVTSVLTRGDKINLDEFYSLLLSHENRVEQKRGKIASDVTHNFSANMAQKQFNSGKNAGGNPRYNNNRTYGGGVYGNFSNGNGMGQSGDGNSTIICQIYFVPSHGAHKCKNRYNSAFVPSRNQARGNFNGNFRAGQRNFGRGFGNSGGRFFNGAYGRGFNSQFGNVFTNHNAGNFNLPRGPGYQSYVMCSVHLLFILLNLVAPLVQVLLHLVLVLLEITVAALLPHPQFLLLRWLKIPLGTLTVVQLIISPMMQARSSGTILLKGIAK, encoded by the exons atggtatcagagcaaacAATGATGAGCTCGAATCAAACCTCTGGATCTTATAGTTTTGTTACTCCTGTGAAACTCGACCAGAATAACTTCATTGTTTGGAGAACTCAGATTTTAACAACGATTAAAGGTAACGGTTTGGAGAGCTTCATCAATGGTGATCGAGCCTGTCCAGAGCAATTTCTTCCATCAGCTGTCACTGGAGCTATTGATTCAACAAGATCAGAGGATCGAGAAATTAATCCAGAGTTTTTAGCTTGGGTGAAGACTGATCAGTTGATTCTGAGTTGGATGATGTCAtccattcaacaaaatttgctGCCAACGGTGATTCATTGCTCTACTGCTAAAGAGCTTCTGGACACACTTACTAGTATGTTTATCTCACAATCTCAGGCTAGAATAATGCCTCTTAAAATGCAGATTCAAACACTTAAAAAAGGCTCAATGTCaatgattgattattttgcTAAAATCAAAAGGTTATCTGATAGCTTAGCTCTGGCTGGAAAACCTGTTGAATTGAGTGATTTTGTTCAATATGTTTTGACTGGATTGGATTCCTCAGATTATGAGTCTCTTGTTACGAGCGTCTTAACTAGAGGTGACAAGATTAATCTTGATGAGTTTTACTCTTTACTGTTAAGTCATGAGAATAGAGTTGAGCAGAAGAGAGGCAAAATTGCTAGTGATGTTACTCATAATTTCTCAGCTAATATGGCACAAAAACAGTTTAATTCTGGAAAAAATGCTGGTGGTAATCcaagatataataataatagaactTATGGTGGAGGTGTCTAtggaaatttttctaatggaAATGGTATGGGACAATCTGGTGATGGTAATTCAACTATCATTTGTCAAATCTATTTTGTACCGAGTCATGGAGCTCACAAGTGCAAGAATAGGTACAATTCTGCTTTTGTACCTTCAAGGAATCAAGCAAGAGGAAATTTTAATGGCAATTTTAGGGCTGGTCAAAGGAATTTTGGAAGGGGATTTGGAAATTCAGGAGGCAGATTTTTTAATGGTGCTTATGGCAGAGGGTTTAATTCTCAATTTGGCAATGTCTTTACTAATCATAATGCTGGAAATTTCAATTTGCCAAGAGGTCCAGGATATCAAAGCTATGTGATGTGCTCAGTCCATCTGCTTTTTATATTACTCAACCTGGTAGCTCCACTGGTGCAAGTTCTTCTGCATCTGGTTTTGGTTTTACTGGAGATTACAGTGGCTGCTCTCCTTCCGCACCCACAGTTCCTACTCCTGAGATGGTTGAAGATCCCACTTGGTACATTGACAGTGGTGCAACTAATCATATCACCAATGATGCAG GCCAGGAGCTCAGGGACCATCTTGCTTAAAGGAATTGCAAAATGA